In Papaver somniferum cultivar HN1 chromosome 1, ASM357369v1, whole genome shotgun sequence, a genomic segment contains:
- the LOC113290023 gene encoding 5'-3' exoribonuclease 3-like isoform X1 has product MGVPAFYRWLAEKYPLVVVDVNEEEAVEIGGIRIPIDTSKPNPNNIEYDNLYLDMNGIIHPCFHPEDRPAPTTFEEVFQCMFDYIDRLFVMVRPRKLLYMAIDGVAPRAKMNQQRSRRFRSAKDAAEAAAEEERLRKEFETEGRMLPPKQESQVFDSNVITPGTEFMAVLSIALQYYVHLRLNNDPGWRSIKVVLSDANVPGEGEHKIMSYIRLQRNLPGYDANTRHCLYGLDADLIMLALATHEVHFSILREVVFTAQQDKCFLCGQMGHLAADCEGKVKRKSGEFDEKDEAAAVAKKPYQFLNIWILREYLELEMRMTKPPFEIDFECIVDDFVFLCFFVGNDFLPHMPTLEIREGAINLLIAVYKKEFESMGGYLTDGCKPNLSRVEHFIQAVGSYEDEIFQKRARLHQRQSDRIKREKAQARRGDDAEPQFKPESLVPVARYHGSRLASAATPSPFQKTGSNSISAKSTSVTKESEIRQATTSFSVLDIKSQHSEASNASEIHLRAPKVPRISSGATIGAAIVEAENSLETEISENKDELKTKLKEVLREKSDLFNCDKQEEDKIKLGESGWKERYYKEKFSANTLDEIETIRKEVVLKYTEGLCWVMHYYYEGVCSWEWFYPYHYAPFASDLKDLDQLNISFELGSPFKPFSQLLAVFPAASAHALPKHYRKLMTDPASPIIDFYPTDFEVDMNGKRFAWQGIAKLPFIDQDRLLAEVEKVEHTLTEEEVRRNSVMIDMIFVTLSHPLSPYIFSLNDRCKQLSDKERIESKEIIDPKASGGMNGYLSLCRGDPCPTIFRAPIAGMDDILNNQVICAIYRLPDSHKHITRPPAGVIFPNKIVSATDLKPPPALWHEDNGRKPWHDDNGRKPWHDNTGRNSLHDDRGQKQWHGDNGRKPWESGRQNPPGTVSGRELGEAARRLVVNSLQLPREVQMHAVPPPYNNGTAHYTKGRGYHHGQRNVRPAPVPVPLPVLLPPVYPSRTIRPIPNQPVHGYGNPYASVPANLAYDQNLQRPSYPPYAATTNTRGQHHPRMYRGSGFQQSAGSPIPDANMLHYPPRNAPPVTVGVHVHHQRDSGSYNHGATQRPYGVSGNGHHHHNRHPQQQQQPRGRVWVPVANQSSVGRGSSQPQQSSGNRFSGSGRGTNKRPPPPHPVQDS; this is encoded by the exons ATGGGAGTTCCAGCCTTTTATAGATGGTTGGCAGAGAAGTATCCATTAGTAGTAGTAGATGTTAATGAAGAAGAAGCAGTTGAAATTGGTGGCATTAGAATACCAATTGATACTAGTAAACCTAATCCTAACAATATCGAATATGATAATTTATACCTTGATATGAATGGAATTATTCATCCTTGTTTTCATCCAGAAGATCGG CCCGCTCCAACAACTTTTGAGGAGGTCTTTCAGTGCATGTTTGATTACATTGACAGGCTTTTTGTGATGGTTCGACCACGAAAGCTTCTCTATATGGCTATTG ATGGTGTTGCTCCAAGAGCTAAAATGAACCAGCAACGTTCTAGGCGTTTCAGATCAGCTAAAGATGCAGCAGAAGCA GCAGCAGAGGAAGAACGCCTGCGAAAGGAATTTGAAACGGAAGGAAGAATGCTTCCTCCTAAACAGGAGTCTCAAGTATTTGACTCGAATGTCATCACTCCTGGAACTGAATTCATGGCTGTGTTGTCAATTGCCCTGCAATATTATGTTCATCTTCGACTGAACAATGACCCTGGTTGGAGGTCCATTAAG GTTGTCCTTTCTGATGCAAATGTACCTGGTGAAGGGGAACACAAAATAATGTCATACATCCGTCTCCAAAGAAATCTTCCTGGTTATGATGCCAATACACGTCATTGCTTGTATGGTTTG GATGCAGATTTAATTATGTTGGCTTTGGCTACTCATGAAGTGCATTTCTCTATACTTAGGGAG GTTGTTTTCACTGCACAACAAGACAAATGCTTCCTGTGCGGTCAGATGGGTCATCTAGCGGCAGACTGCGaagggaaagtaaagagaaaatCTGGTGAATTTGACGAGAAAGATGAAGCTGCAGCTGTTGCTAAAAAGCCTTACCAG TTTCTCAACATATGGATTCTTAGAGAGTACTTGGAACTGGAAATGAGGATGACGAAACCTCCATTTGAGATTGATTTTGAATGCATTGTCGACGATTTCGTCTTCCTTTGCTTCTTTGTTGGTAATGATTTCCTGCCTCATATGCCAACTCTGGAAATTCGTGAG GGTGCCATCAACTTGCTGATTGCTGTATACAAAAAGGAATTTGAGTCAATGGGGGGATACTTGACAGATGGATGCAAG CCGAATCTTAGCAGGGTCGAGCACTTCATTCAAGCTGTCGGATCCTACGAAGATGAGATTTTCCAGAAAAGAGCGCGATTGCATCAG CGCCAGAGTGATAGAATCAAGCGTGAAAAGGCACAAGCAAGAAGAGGCGACGATGCAGAACCTCAGTTCAAACCTGAATCTTTAGTCCCTGTTGCCCGTTATCATGGTTCTCGTCTGGCTTCTGCCGCCACACCTTCTCCATTTCAAAAGACAGGATCTAATTCGATATCAGCGAAATCCACGTCTGTTACAAAAGAAAGTGAGATTAGGCAAGCAACAACAAGTTTCTCAGTTTTGGACATTAAAAGCCAGCACTCTGAAGCATCTAATGCAAGTGAAATTCATTTGAGAGCTCCAAAAGTTCCCCGCATTTCTTCAGGGGCAACAATCGGTGCTGCCATTGTTGAGGCTGAGAACAGTCTCGAGACAGAA ATAAGTGAAAACAAAGACGAATTAAAAACAAAGCTAAAGGAGGTGCTTCGTGAGAAGTCGGACCTTTTTAACTGTGACAAACAGGAGGAGGATAAG ATAAAGCTGGGAGAATCAGGGTGGAAAGAAAGGTACTATAAAGAGAAGTTTTCTGCAAACACTCTAGATGAAATTGAAACTATACGAAAGGAAGTT GTTCTAAAATACACAGAAGGTTTGTGCTGGGTTATGCACTACTATTATGAGGGAGTTTGCTCTTGGGAGTG GTTTTATCCATATCACTATGCGCCCTTTGCCTCTGATTTGAAGGATCTTGATCAGCTGAATATAAGTTTCGAACTAGGTTCGCCATTCAAACCGTTCAGTCAGCTGTTGGCTGTGTTTCCAGCTGCAAG TGCTCATGCGCTACCTAAGCACTATAGGAAACTGATGACCGATCCGGCATCTCCTATTATTGATTTTTATCCTACAG ATTTTGAGGTGGACATGAATGGAAAGCGGTTTGCTTGGCAG GGTATTGCAaaattaccttttattgatcaagatCGCCTTCTTGCTGAGGTTGAAAAAGTGGAACATACATTAACG GAAGAAGAAGTGCGTAGGAACAGTGTAATGATTGACATGATTTTTGTGACGCTATCTCACCCTCTCTCTCCGTATATATTTTCTCTGAACGATCGTTGTAAGCAGTTATCTGACAAAGAACGTATTGAATCTAAAGAAATAATTGACCCGAAGGCCAG TGGTGGAATGAATGGATATCTATCCCTTTGTCGTGGAGATCCTTGCCCTACCATCTTTCGCGCTCCTATTGCAGGAATGGACGATATTTTGAACAATCAAGTGAT ATGTGCCATATACAGACTTCCAGATTCACACAAGCACATAACTCGACCTCCAGCTGGGGTTATTTTCCCAAACAAG ATTGTTTCAGCTACAGATTTGAAGCCACCTCCTGCTTTGTGGCATGAAGATAATGGGAGAAAACCATGGCATGATGATAATGGGAGGAAACCATGGCATGACAATACTGGAAGGAATTCACTTCATGATGATAGGGGTCAGAAACAGTGGCATGGAGATAATGGGAGGAAACCATGGGAAAGTGGAAG GCAAAACCCACCCGGAACTGTTTCTGGTAGAGAACTTGGTGAAGCAGCACGGCGTCTCGTTGTCAACAGCCTTCAGTTACCAAGGGAGGTACAAATGCATGCAGTTCCACCACCATATAATAATGGAACAGCTCATTACACGAAAGGTAGGGGATATCATCATGGTCAAAGAAATGTTAGACCAGCACCAGTACCAGTACCATTACCAGTACTACTACCACCAGTCTACCCTTCTCGTACAATAAGACCTATTCCAAATCAACCGGTCCACGGATATGGGAACCCATATGCTTCTGTACCTGCCAACCTTGCATATGATCAAAACCTACAAAGGCCATCCTATCCTCCATATGCAGCAACAACCAACACGAGAGGGCAGCATCATCCAAGGATGTATCGTGGTAGTGGTTTCCAACAGTCGGCAGGCTCACCAATTCCAGATGCTAATATGCTTCACTATCCTCCTAGAAATGCACCCCCAGTAACAGTTGGGGTTCATGTTCACCACCAAAGGGATAGTGGATCCTACAACCATGGGGCCACTCAACGACCGTATGGAGTTAGTGGTAATGGTCATCATCACCATAATCGTCatccacagcagcaacagcagccaAGGGGACGCGTGTGGGTTCCTGTAGCAAATCAAAGTAGTGTAGGCAGAGGTTCCAGTCAACCTCAACAATCATCAGGTAATAGATTTTCAGGTTCAGGTAGAGGTACCAATAAAAGGCCACCGCCGCCCCACCCTGTGCAAGATAGCTAA
- the LOC113290023 gene encoding 5'-3' exoribonuclease 3-like isoform X2, translated as MLPPKQESQVFDSNVITPGTEFMAVLSIALQYYVHLRLNNDPGWRSIKVVLSDANVPGEGEHKIMSYIRLQRNLPGYDANTRHCLYGLDADLIMLALATHEVHFSILREVVFTAQQDKCFLCGQMGHLAADCEGKVKRKSGEFDEKDEAAAVAKKPYQFLNIWILREYLELEMRMTKPPFEIDFECIVDDFVFLCFFVGNDFLPHMPTLEIREGAINLLIAVYKKEFESMGGYLTDGCKPNLSRVEHFIQAVGSYEDEIFQKRARLHQRQSDRIKREKAQARRGDDAEPQFKPESLVPVARYHGSRLASAATPSPFQKTGSNSISAKSTSVTKESEIRQATTSFSVLDIKSQHSEASNASEIHLRAPKVPRISSGATIGAAIVEAENSLETEISENKDELKTKLKEVLREKSDLFNCDKQEEDKIKLGESGWKERYYKEKFSANTLDEIETIRKEVVLKYTEGLCWVMHYYYEGVCSWEWFYPYHYAPFASDLKDLDQLNISFELGSPFKPFSQLLAVFPAASAHALPKHYRKLMTDPASPIIDFYPTDFEVDMNGKRFAWQGIAKLPFIDQDRLLAEVEKVEHTLTEEEVRRNSVMIDMIFVTLSHPLSPYIFSLNDRCKQLSDKERIESKEIIDPKASGGMNGYLSLCRGDPCPTIFRAPIAGMDDILNNQVICAIYRLPDSHKHITRPPAGVIFPNKIVSATDLKPPPALWHEDNGRKPWHDDNGRKPWHDNTGRNSLHDDRGQKQWHGDNGRKPWESGRQNPPGTVSGRELGEAARRLVVNSLQLPREVQMHAVPPPYNNGTAHYTKGRGYHHGQRNVRPAPVPVPLPVLLPPVYPSRTIRPIPNQPVHGYGNPYASVPANLAYDQNLQRPSYPPYAATTNTRGQHHPRMYRGSGFQQSAGSPIPDANMLHYPPRNAPPVTVGVHVHHQRDSGSYNHGATQRPYGVSGNGHHHHNRHPQQQQQPRGRVWVPVANQSSVGRGSSQPQQSSGNRFSGSGRGTNKRPPPPHPVQDS; from the exons ATGCTTCCTCCTAAACAGGAGTCTCAAGTATTTGACTCGAATGTCATCACTCCTGGAACTGAATTCATGGCTGTGTTGTCAATTGCCCTGCAATATTATGTTCATCTTCGACTGAACAATGACCCTGGTTGGAGGTCCATTAAG GTTGTCCTTTCTGATGCAAATGTACCTGGTGAAGGGGAACACAAAATAATGTCATACATCCGTCTCCAAAGAAATCTTCCTGGTTATGATGCCAATACACGTCATTGCTTGTATGGTTTG GATGCAGATTTAATTATGTTGGCTTTGGCTACTCATGAAGTGCATTTCTCTATACTTAGGGAG GTTGTTTTCACTGCACAACAAGACAAATGCTTCCTGTGCGGTCAGATGGGTCATCTAGCGGCAGACTGCGaagggaaagtaaagagaaaatCTGGTGAATTTGACGAGAAAGATGAAGCTGCAGCTGTTGCTAAAAAGCCTTACCAG TTTCTCAACATATGGATTCTTAGAGAGTACTTGGAACTGGAAATGAGGATGACGAAACCTCCATTTGAGATTGATTTTGAATGCATTGTCGACGATTTCGTCTTCCTTTGCTTCTTTGTTGGTAATGATTTCCTGCCTCATATGCCAACTCTGGAAATTCGTGAG GGTGCCATCAACTTGCTGATTGCTGTATACAAAAAGGAATTTGAGTCAATGGGGGGATACTTGACAGATGGATGCAAG CCGAATCTTAGCAGGGTCGAGCACTTCATTCAAGCTGTCGGATCCTACGAAGATGAGATTTTCCAGAAAAGAGCGCGATTGCATCAG CGCCAGAGTGATAGAATCAAGCGTGAAAAGGCACAAGCAAGAAGAGGCGACGATGCAGAACCTCAGTTCAAACCTGAATCTTTAGTCCCTGTTGCCCGTTATCATGGTTCTCGTCTGGCTTCTGCCGCCACACCTTCTCCATTTCAAAAGACAGGATCTAATTCGATATCAGCGAAATCCACGTCTGTTACAAAAGAAAGTGAGATTAGGCAAGCAACAACAAGTTTCTCAGTTTTGGACATTAAAAGCCAGCACTCTGAAGCATCTAATGCAAGTGAAATTCATTTGAGAGCTCCAAAAGTTCCCCGCATTTCTTCAGGGGCAACAATCGGTGCTGCCATTGTTGAGGCTGAGAACAGTCTCGAGACAGAA ATAAGTGAAAACAAAGACGAATTAAAAACAAAGCTAAAGGAGGTGCTTCGTGAGAAGTCGGACCTTTTTAACTGTGACAAACAGGAGGAGGATAAG ATAAAGCTGGGAGAATCAGGGTGGAAAGAAAGGTACTATAAAGAGAAGTTTTCTGCAAACACTCTAGATGAAATTGAAACTATACGAAAGGAAGTT GTTCTAAAATACACAGAAGGTTTGTGCTGGGTTATGCACTACTATTATGAGGGAGTTTGCTCTTGGGAGTG GTTTTATCCATATCACTATGCGCCCTTTGCCTCTGATTTGAAGGATCTTGATCAGCTGAATATAAGTTTCGAACTAGGTTCGCCATTCAAACCGTTCAGTCAGCTGTTGGCTGTGTTTCCAGCTGCAAG TGCTCATGCGCTACCTAAGCACTATAGGAAACTGATGACCGATCCGGCATCTCCTATTATTGATTTTTATCCTACAG ATTTTGAGGTGGACATGAATGGAAAGCGGTTTGCTTGGCAG GGTATTGCAaaattaccttttattgatcaagatCGCCTTCTTGCTGAGGTTGAAAAAGTGGAACATACATTAACG GAAGAAGAAGTGCGTAGGAACAGTGTAATGATTGACATGATTTTTGTGACGCTATCTCACCCTCTCTCTCCGTATATATTTTCTCTGAACGATCGTTGTAAGCAGTTATCTGACAAAGAACGTATTGAATCTAAAGAAATAATTGACCCGAAGGCCAG TGGTGGAATGAATGGATATCTATCCCTTTGTCGTGGAGATCCTTGCCCTACCATCTTTCGCGCTCCTATTGCAGGAATGGACGATATTTTGAACAATCAAGTGAT ATGTGCCATATACAGACTTCCAGATTCACACAAGCACATAACTCGACCTCCAGCTGGGGTTATTTTCCCAAACAAG ATTGTTTCAGCTACAGATTTGAAGCCACCTCCTGCTTTGTGGCATGAAGATAATGGGAGAAAACCATGGCATGATGATAATGGGAGGAAACCATGGCATGACAATACTGGAAGGAATTCACTTCATGATGATAGGGGTCAGAAACAGTGGCATGGAGATAATGGGAGGAAACCATGGGAAAGTGGAAG GCAAAACCCACCCGGAACTGTTTCTGGTAGAGAACTTGGTGAAGCAGCACGGCGTCTCGTTGTCAACAGCCTTCAGTTACCAAGGGAGGTACAAATGCATGCAGTTCCACCACCATATAATAATGGAACAGCTCATTACACGAAAGGTAGGGGATATCATCATGGTCAAAGAAATGTTAGACCAGCACCAGTACCAGTACCATTACCAGTACTACTACCACCAGTCTACCCTTCTCGTACAATAAGACCTATTCCAAATCAACCGGTCCACGGATATGGGAACCCATATGCTTCTGTACCTGCCAACCTTGCATATGATCAAAACCTACAAAGGCCATCCTATCCTCCATATGCAGCAACAACCAACACGAGAGGGCAGCATCATCCAAGGATGTATCGTGGTAGTGGTTTCCAACAGTCGGCAGGCTCACCAATTCCAGATGCTAATATGCTTCACTATCCTCCTAGAAATGCACCCCCAGTAACAGTTGGGGTTCATGTTCACCACCAAAGGGATAGTGGATCCTACAACCATGGGGCCACTCAACGACCGTATGGAGTTAGTGGTAATGGTCATCATCACCATAATCGTCatccacagcagcaacagcagccaAGGGGACGCGTGTGGGTTCCTGTAGCAAATCAAAGTAGTGTAGGCAGAGGTTCCAGTCAACCTCAACAATCATCAGGTAATAGATTTTCAGGTTCAGGTAGAGGTACCAATAAAAGGCCACCGCCGCCCCACCCTGTGCAAGATAGCTAA